The DNA segment caatcaattgagatgagctatcagtagcagcagaagaaaaaactttgaagtgataatcgagatgacccatagaaggtgtgaggagaacttaacatgggggaaaaaaaattcaattagtgtaatgacccaaccattcccagtctctgtttagacctaagttaattgtgtctaatttgcatattaattcgagttcagcagtctctctttggagtctgtttttgaagtttttttgttgcaaaactgacaccttcaagtctgtcactgagtgattagagaggttgaagtgttctcccactggtttttgaatgttatgattcctgatgtgagatttgtgtccatttattcttttgcgtagagactgtccagtttggccaatgtacatggcagaggggcattgctggcacatgatggcatatatcacgttggtagatgtgcaggtgaacgagcccctgatggtgtggctgatgtggttaggtcctatgatggtgtcacttgaatagatatgtggacagagctggcatcgggctttgttgcaagaataggttcctgggttagtgtttttgttgtatggtgtgcggttgctggtgagtatttgcttaaggttgggaggctgtctgtaagcgaggactggtctgtctcccaagatctgtgagagtgagggatcatctttcaggataggttgtagatctttgatgatgcgctgaagaggtttcagttgggggctgaaggtggcggcttcagctgtagcccacgaaagcttatgctgaaataaatttgttagtctctaaggtgccacaagtactcctgttctttttgcggatacagactaacacggctgctactttgaaacctttcTACAAGGTGTCAGTCTTGCCAAATTCAATTTGATTAATCAGATTCTACCAGCCTAAAAATTCCCTTAGTAGTTTGTGGATTGGATATGGAATTCTTCATATTCTTTCATTATCTGTTACATACTGTGGCTGTGCACTATTAAATAGTAGgttcattccaccccagaggtggctatgTTTCAGTGATAAGTGAGGGGATTCCTATAAGTAGTTTGCAAAGGATTTTGGGTGCCTTCTTTATGAAAGGAACTAGATAACCTAAGATGCAGACTTAACCTGTAGCAACAACAACTTCTCAAAGATTCATTTTCAGAAGTTAACTGCTTGAAACATCATCATTACCCTTATGCTTAATTCTTCTTTTGTTAAGATGGACTGAAGAAAACTGAAATGCCACTTTATACATTTTAACACTTGATAAAATCTTAAGTGGATTCAAAAAGATAGTCAAGTTAGAAACAGAGACAGAATGTCTGAATAAAATTGATGACTACTACTCTTTGATGTTCCAATTGATGTCTGCTTAATGGATAATGCTATTTTTGTTCGTGTTCATTTTGCTTGTTGTCATCATAAACTACTTTTTTTTGGCTTAGGTTACTCATGTCCTAAATGTGGCATATGGAGTTGAAAATGCCTTCCCCAATGACTTTATATACAAGAATATTTCTATACTGGATCTCCCTGAGACTGACATCACATCGTATTTCCCGGAATGTTTTGAGTTTATTGAGCAAGCCAAGATGCTGGTAAATCAATATTTCATACTATTAGTTATTCTGGGTATGTGGCAATAACTTAAAACAGTTtcctttggttaaaaaaaaaacaaccaaaaacacATCAATCATGCTTTTCTTAGAGTGATCAAATATTGTTTACTATTatctactagatttttttttttagtgcagtATTTCTTAATTCGATCTAGAGCAATGAGTGACTTTTTGATAAGCAAGTCTTAACATAGGTCCAGATCCCTCTTCCAGGAGTAAAACATGCAGGGGAAAAGGAAAGCTCTATAAGCTTCCAGAATTCATCTATTAGCGAGGCAGTGTTTTGACATACCAGAGAAGAAGCAGGGAGTTTGGCAGTGCCCCTGGAAATCAGTGGGGTTTTGCTGGCTTCCTCCAGCTGTCAGGGATACCTCAGCCTGCTACTGTCCCTTGAACCCTCCCTTAAAGGTGAAACACAGTAAACTATGAATTCAACATAAAAATAGTTAggcactgattcagcaaagcagttaaacaCAAGCTTATGTCTATCCCGgttcaataaatatttgctgAACGGGgatggtttgctgaatcaggacctttgGTTACAGTTACTAACGTGTGCTCTAACTGCATGTCAAAATTCCTGTAGAAGAACAAAAGTAGGAAATAGGACAAAACTATCATGGCAGCATGGCAGCTTTCATTTCTGATATTCTGTTCTGTGTACATGCACTGATCTCATTTCTACAGAAGTGTAAGACCAGGATATCAAAACTGAGATCTACAAAGCAAGTCTGGGAACAGAATTTTGCTGTGTTTTAGGTTGATTCCTTTTTCTACAAGAATTAAGGCACTGTCAGgttagagaggggggaaaaaaagatgtcaCATCTCATGCCAGAATTATTAAAAACCTTGGCAGGCGCTACAGATAATCAAAGTCCTCTGTAATTGTTATATGTTGAATTACTATATTTCATACaggccattgactttaacagtgCAAGAAGAGAAAATGCCTTGACAGTCAAACCTGGTTCTGGATTATTCCACCAGATCTATCATGTTCATTATTTACATAGCTTAGGATAAAGGAAGGTAACATTGCCCCATCCGCTTTTGTGTCACATAGTGTTCTTTCTTTCTAACATATCATTTACAAGTTACCTGAAACGGGGTGTCACTTAATGACCTCCTTCAGGTTTCCAGTTACGATTTCCACTTCATTCCTAAATGATATTTGCCAGCTTAGTATCACTGCTCCACTTCAGAAGTTAATTTTCCAGTTACTTCTCTATAATCAGAGGTATTCTTATAAAGCCTTCCATGGCAATACTAATATTTCTATACTGCAAGATGTTTATGTGTGCTAGACTGCCAGGAGATTAGATTAgaacagtggtcaccaactggtcgatCACAATCGACTGGTCAATCCTAGAGGATCTCTCAGTCGATCACGATCTCCGGTGGCAGTGTAgtgtggctgccgctaaggcTACCCCGGCCCCACACTACTTCCGGAAGCGGCCACTGCAGTCCCATGGCcctgcgggtggggtgggggagcaggggtctcCCTCCGTTCGCTGCTCCTGccttcaggcactgcccccacagctcccattggccgggagagctgcgggggcagtgcacggagccatgtgcctcccaccctccccaccccaggggccaTAGGGGtgcgttggccccttccgggagcagtgtggggctggggtaggcagggagcctgccttagcctcgctgcgccCACTGCCGACCGGGAGCCACCGGAGATAAGTGCTGCCCAGCGGTAGGTCGTACtccaacccccatccctgagccccctcctggagccagcaccccataccccttcctgcactgcaagccccagccctgagcccccttctggagcctgcaccccaaaccccctcctgcaccccaagtcccagCCCTCACCCGTCCCAGAGCTAGCactccataccccctcctgcaccccacccccttgccccagccctgaccccccctcccagagccagcaccctgtaccccctcctacaccccaacactctgtcccagcctggagccctctcctgcacccctgccccaggctcagcccagagccccctctcacactgtgaacccctcggccccagtccagagcccgccCTTCCGAaccccaatccccctgctccagcctggtgaaagtgagtgagagtgggggagagcgagcaacgggggggggagggcgggatggagtgagcggggcggggctttggggaaggggcggggcctcagggaaggagtggggtagATCCTGagttgcccttagattcaaaaagtgatcttgggtgtaaaaaggttggagaccactagATTAGAACAAACTGTGATCTATGGAACACTTGCTGTTAGTCTGCAGAGAGTAGATTAAATTCCCAGCTGTTCCATAGGTTTACTGTgtaagcttgggcaagtcacttaatctctctggtcTTAGTTCACCACctgtacagtggggataataTTCCTTTCTCCCACACTTGATCTGttttgcctatttagattgtatgttctttggaacagggactaaTTTTACTCTgtgtgtacagcatctagcacaataagGTCCTAATTTTGATTGGGACCCTTAGGTGatactataataataatagtttctGGACGGGAACCTTGTCATTTACAAGGTCTTATTTCCCCAgtgaaacttccattgacttattACACGTTAGGGGCTGTCAAACCTGGCCTTCGGGTATTTAGAATTTAGATTAACTAAGAATATATGTATACTTTAAGAGGTCTGTCAGTTTCAGTATCTTTATTCAGCAAATGGTGCTAGTGATTTTTCTCAATGGAAGTGAGATATTTCATCTGACTGGACCTCTTGCCAGGTCACAGACTAAGATGCAGGCATCACAAAGTTTGTTTAAGGTAAATACTAATTTTTCTTGCTTTACAACAACTTTGATAGTCTTTAGATTTCCCATCAGTTCCAAAGATAAGCTGcatttcctgtgatttttctagatgGTGGCTTCCTTTTTAATTGTTAAGTAATCTCCATTATTTTTATCAGAACAGCAACATCTTTAAAAAGTTGTTCAGGACGTTCAAAAATGTTGTTCAGACAAGGTTCAAGCTGTTTTAAAAGaagtattattactatttgttattattatttaattcgAGACGAGACTGAATGTAACTCCCAGAATGAACCCCTGTGAACTTGGGGGAAATTCAGATATGGATCAGGGTCAGGATTTTGCACTCAGGTCTATCTCTAGTCATTTATGTCTAATCGAAGTACAAAATAGAGTAGATAGCAAATTTATTTCTGTTCATTACACATGTTTTTCTAAGGTCTGTTTTGACATAGCTATTCATGAGCCTTATCCTGCCTACCCAGAGTCCTCacagtttgtacagtgcttagcacaaccgTGTCCTGGTCCAAGACTGAGGCTCTGAGGCatgacaataatacaaataaataataatgatgaatGAGTCTTGAGTGTGCAAAGAATGTGGGATTGGACCTGCAGGATTTTAGCCTGGTTACAAAACACAAATAAGTTCCTCTCCACACTACAAATCATTGACTCTGGGACTTGCTCTCCCCAACACCATTGGTCTGACAGAGCCTGGATTTCTTAACTTCCAGGGCAAGCTGCAAGGAATCTATTTTAGGGAGTGAAGAGGAATGGCGTGAGGGATTTGGGGGTAATTGATTGCAGGATCTTAGTATAGAATGGGAGGTTCTTAACTTCAAAAGAGGCTACTTATGTTATTACTTGGCCATTGTGAAGCAGCTTTGGTCAGTAAAGTTTTTAGTTTAGGGCACTTTATCCTTGTTTGTAGGTATTGATATTTATACAATTGCTTAGAGCTAGACAAGGTGCTTTTAATAAACCTAAATAAACAGTAGGACATGATATATGAGATGTCACTGCCTATATAATAGACAGTAATACAGTATCTCAAATGACTAATGTGTTTCATTTTTCTCTTGAAGGATGGAGTGGTGCTGGTTCACTGTAATGCAGGAGTTTCTCGTGCTGCCGCAATCATCATTGGTTTTTTAATTAATTCAGAAGGACTCAATTTTGCTAGGGCATTTTCTTGGGTGAAAAATGCAAGACCTGCTATCTGTCCGAATCCTggcttcatggagcagcttcaCAAGTACCAAGAGTGCAGTAAAAAGGCAAATGGAAGCATAAATGATCACAAATGATAAAATGAGAGAAATGCATGCAACTATCAGTGTGGTTGTTCTGTAACAAATATGCTGGCATAGCATACCTTAAACTGTCATTTCTGAATTTAAATAGCTATATATGAGGGGAGGGTAAATTCATTTCCCCCACAGTTAATTCTTCAGCTTTTTAGTCTAAATAGACTGTTACACTAGTTGGTCCAGGCATCAAGTTGCTAAGAGACCAGCTTTTCCCCTGatattcttccattgacttcagagatgATTTGGCCCAGGGACACATTTTTCCCAGAGTGGTGAAAAAATGATCAAACAAGTTCTGGTTTGTTTGAAATATCAGATAGAACAGAATGGTAGGTTTTCATTGAACTGTCTGTGGAGGTagcaatagaaaaataaaataaaatgcaggctCAGATAATAAAGTTACCCCATCTACTTTAATACCAAGTCCAATCTTTATCCATTCTAGCGGGTTATAAAATCTAGATAATAAACTGTTCTTATGACAAAATGCCTCTGTTTTGTTCTTAAGTTGATCTTGCAAGGCAAACAGGTTTTTATTGAATTCCGTGGGTTGGCGAGACAGTAAGGAGCCTTCTCTTCCCTCGCATCCTGTTCAGGGGTCAGCCACAAGCCTCCTTAAGAATAAAGGAAGTGCTTCCTGCTGGAGCTTTCAGTGATTCTAGTCTCCAAAGCAAGAGGGGGAAACTTACCTCTTCCTCTTTATCTCTTGCAACACATGGTATAGTTAGGCCTGCTCAAAGAAGAGTTTACTTTTTCAAAG comes from the Emys orbicularis isolate rEmyOrb1 chromosome 11, rEmyOrb1.hap1, whole genome shotgun sequence genome and includes:
- the DUSP19 gene encoding dual specificity protein phosphatase 19, producing the protein MHSLTQEIRSFSRKNLKKQCTRVTTLTGKRIIETWKDARMQVVEEAEPSDGFGCGYVQDLSLDLQVGVIKPWLLLGSQDAAQDLETMKKYGVTHVLNVAYGVENAFPNDFIYKNISILDLPETDITSYFPECFEFIEQAKMLDGVVLVHCNAGVSRAAAIIIGFLINSEGLNFARAFSWVKNARPAICPNPGFMEQLHKYQECSKKANGSINDHK